The Lycium ferocissimum isolate CSIRO_LF1 chromosome 1, AGI_CSIRO_Lferr_CH_V1, whole genome shotgun sequence genome includes a region encoding these proteins:
- the LOC132068707 gene encoding nuclear transcription factor Y subunit B-5-like, producing the protein MFDNINNILGSINSDEEGGIKEQDRLLPIANVGRLMKQILPQNAKISKEGKETMQECVSEFISFVTGEASDKCHKEKRKTLNGDDICWAMGSLGFDDYVVPLKRYLHRYRELEGEKANQNKVAAGNNIEERQNNEHCNLQGSFYGP; encoded by the coding sequence ATGTTTgataacatcaacaatatatTAGGGTCAATTAACTCAGACGAAGAAGGAGGGATTAAGGAGCAAGATAGGTTATTGCCAATAGCAAATGTGGGGAGACTTATGAAGCAAATTCTTCCTCAAAATGCCAAGATTTCGAAAGAGGGCAAAGAAACAATGCAAGAATGTGTATCTGAATTCATTAGCTTTGTTACTGGAGAAGCTTCGGATAAATGTCACAAGGAGAAGCGCAAGACATTGAATGGAGATGACATTTGTTGGGCTATGGGAAGTTTAGGATTTGATGATTATGTTGTGCCTTTGAAAAGGTATTTGCATAGGTATAGAGAATTAGAAGGAGAAAAAGCTAACCAAAATAAGGTTGCTGCTGGCAACAACATTGAAGAAAGGCAGAATAATGAACATTGTAATCTCCAGGGAAGTTTTTATGGTCCTTAA